One genomic region from Nilaparvata lugens isolate BPH chromosome 3, ASM1435652v1, whole genome shotgun sequence encodes:
- the LOC111051999 gene encoding uncharacterized protein LOC111051999, producing MDICGVVLPLEIAEKILSYVGLRELICCSEVSVNWYQLINNMKLWRSYVSSEEDRWLLHYQGSKCNAIVSGFPGEFSGLNVIAKAETLAPVVNPWKNSLRQRNILKHYWMNGIYQAHTLKPEHCNLLSFSSVVVIYPSTAAQDCLYLPILGTRGDGEEGLYLVRLDWQPKIVCTLVENVKEAAVEVTCVMRDYVVWVSGLTVQCLSLQNGVENSEIKTLGEVVENDFFFLAMDIENIVAWSHGWLHLWDKKNLDLKLSMNSRPKTTISEVRLDDGILIVASFQFEKYVSLIEVKDTRNMRTLHEFEVYGFVIDVICCKNNFLLQYHQQLIDRVEGRDRKTAKVRFSREFFSGTFGGSVTRLADSKFIYSSKLDGTVKFDISHPEIDLYKFITIFDDKQPLFGNILVGVKSFSSKCDEIVVWNWVEKLTFCKLRSLQFIKVHINEGRIIAHDEAGAISVMSFG from the coding sequence ATGGACATCTGTGGAGTGGTGCTGCCTCTCGAAATTGCTGAGAAGATTTTATCGTATGTGGGATTGAGGGAGTTGATATGCTGCAGCGAAGTTAGTGTCAACTGGTATCAACTgataaataacatgaaattgtgGAGATCATACGTGAGCAGCGAAGAGGATCGCTGGCTGCTTCACTATCAAGGAAGTAAGTGCAATGCAATTGTCTCGGGTTTTCCTGGTGAATTTAGCGGACTGAATGTAATTGCAAAAGCAGAAACACTGGCTCCAGTAGTCAACCCATGGAAAAATTCACTTCGCCAGCGTAATATTCTCAAACACTACTGGATGAACGGTATTTACCAAGCACATACTTTAAAGCCAGAGCACTGCAATCTGCTGTCATTCTCCAGTGTAGTAGTGATTTATCCATCGACCGCCGCGCAAGATTGTCTTTATTTACCAATTTTGGGCACTCgcggagatggagaagaagggcTCTACTTGGTACGCCTCGACTGGCAACCGAAAATAGTTTGCACATTAGTTGAGAATGTGAAGGAAGCTGCAGTAGAAGTGACGTGTGTGATGAGAGACTATGTGGTGTGGGTGTCGGGTCTCACAGTCCAATGTCTGTCCCTCCAAAATGGAGTGGAAAACTCCGAAATAAAAACGTTGGGTGAAGTGGTTGAGAATGACTTCTTTTTTCTGGCCATGGATATCGAGAACATCGTTGCTTGGTCACACGGTTGGCTCCATCTCTGGGACAAGAAaaatttggatttgaaattGAGTATGAATTCGCGACCAAAAACTACCATAAGTGAGGTACGCTTAGATGATGGAATCCTCATAGTGGCGTCGTTCCAATTCGAAAAATATGTGTCCTTAATTGAAGTGAAAGATACCAGAAATATGCGTACTTTGCATGAATTTGAGGTATATGGTTTTGTTATCGATGTGATctgttgtaaaaataattttcttttacaATATCACCAACAATTGATCGATCGTGTCGAGGGACGAGATAGAAAAACTGCAAAAGTACGTTTCTCGAGGGAATTTTTCTCCGGTACATTTGGTGGAAGTGTCACTCGATTGGCCGACAgcaaatttatctattcatcaaAACTGGATGGTACAGTGAAATTCGATATTTCACATCCAGAAATAGATCTGTATAAATTCATTACAATCTTTGACGATAAACAACCTCTCTTTGGCAACATCTTGGTTGGAGTCAAGTCATTTAGTTCGAAATGTGATGAAATTGTAGTTTGGAATTGGGTTGAGAAACTGACATTTTGCAAATTGCGATCATTGCAATTCATTAAGGTGCACATCAACGAAGGCCGGATTATTGCTCATGACGAAGCTGGAGCTATAAGTGTAATGTCATTTGGTTAA